In one Arachis duranensis cultivar V14167 chromosome 9, aradu.V14167.gnm2.J7QH, whole genome shotgun sequence genomic region, the following are encoded:
- the LOC127739703 gene encoding uncharacterized protein LOC127739703 codes for MLRILSLVNVYLGHEQALEDLISGCPMIEDLVLEPCVGLENVKIHDLPKLKSAKFSGFREIHVDVPSLEYLHLGNDELEFPCDISIDKCRNLKFPFLERLELSGCVTSESLMISSSRLKVLSFKACVELKEARIDAPNLESCRYSGQSSHMPAAMSFVNCSNQVDFDVVLAIEFRIMDLKRLRAFLQNIAPRNVMVSLYLGIMKGSSIVFNEDVLQNVQVPLPRIKQLRLLVAEETEELCVLLINDLFWSFRPAIISLNLKVCSRIFLKLLLEKLRCNNEGEECSSSQMKCWWRDLKDVKVTSSPKKYENLSDCEALLDSLPINFSSPDLQLNFQLEWDSLR; via the exons ATGTTGCGGATATTGTCCTTAGTTAATGTTTATTTGGGACATGAACAAGCGCTTGAAGATCTCATTTCTGGTTGTCCTATGATTGAGGACTTAGTATTGGAGCCCTGTGTTGGATTGGAAAATGTAAAAATACATGATTTGCCTAAGCTAAAGTCTGCTAAGTTTTCTGGATTTCGTGAAATTCATGTTGATGTGCCGAGTCTAGAGTATCTTCATCTTGGTAATGACGAATTAGAGTTCCCTTGTGATATCAGTATAGACAAGTGCAGAAATTTGAAG TTTCCTTTCCTTGAGAGGTTGGAATTAAGTGGTTGTGTTACATCTGAGAGCCTAATGATCTCCAGTTCTCGCCTCAAGGTTTTGTCCTTCAAGGCTTGTGTAGAGTTGAAGGAAGCTAGGATCGATGCGCCGAATTTAGAGTCATGTAGATATTCTGGACAATCCAGCCACATGCCAGCAGCTATGTCTTTTGTGAACTGTTCAAATCAGGTGGATTTTGATGTTGTCTTGGCAATAGAATTTCGTATTATGGATTTGAAAAGGCTTAGGGCATTTCTCCAGAACATAGCACCAAGAAATGTTATGGTATCCTTGTATCTTGGAATCATGAAAGGTTCATCT ATTGTGTTCAATGAAGATGTACTACAAAATGTTCAAGTCCCTTTGCCAAGGATCAAACAATTGAGGTTATTGGTAGCTGAAGAAACTGAAGAGTTGTGTGTGCTTCTTATCAATGATTTGTTTTGGAGCTTCCGTCCTGCTATTATTTCTTTGAACCTGAAAGTATGCAGCAGAATATTCCTTAAG CTATTATTGGAGAAGCTAAGGTGCAACAACGAAGGAGAGGAGTGCAGTTCAAGTCAAATGAAATGTTGGTGGCGTGATTTGAAAGATGTCAAAGTCACAAGCTCTCCTAAGAAATATGAGAACCTCAGTGATTGTGAAGCACTCTTGGATTCATTGCCAATAAATTTTTCTTCCCCCGATCTGCAGCTTAACTTTCAGTTAGAGTGGGACTCATTACGGTAA
- the LOC107464173 gene encoding F-box/FBD/LRR-repeat protein At1g78750: MDKISDLPKMILHDILSRLPYKDAARTSVLSKAWHETWSSFPILVFHGSRCVRVHLKDRKDPLKIQDNRRKANSFLKSVDRTLVRFHHHGFAIKEFNLSMMFFHPRFMPHLVDRWMKIAGESSSIQVLKLELELAGSFFGCEFDSHAVDNYYYLPPDVLKAKSLTELVLFGKIRADKLIVNHRIRFPMLRILSLVGVYLGHEQALEDLISGCPMIEELILEHCVGLENVKVHDLPKLKSAKFSGFREIHVDVPSLENLQLGNDKLEFPCDISIDKCRNLKGFFLGAVSSVFVSNQWLLELFDKFPFLERLELSGCVTSESLMISSSRLKVLSFEACVELKEAKIDARNLESCRYSGQFSHMPAAISFENCSNQVDLDVVFALEFRMDLKRLRAFIQNIAPRNVMVSLYLGIMKGSSIVFHEDVLENVQVPLRRIKQLRLSVDEETEEFCVLLINDLFWSFRPAIISLNLKLCSRIFLKLLLEKLRCNNEEERRCSSSHQMKCWWHDLKDVKVRSSPKKYENLSDCEELLDSLPINFFSPNLQLNFELEWD; the protein is encoded by the exons ATGGACAAAATTTCTGATCTGCCAAAGATGATCCTCCATGACATTCTTTCAAGATTGCCTTACAAAGATGCTGCAAGGACCAGTGTTTTGTCCAAGGCTTGGCATGAAACATGGTCCTCATTCCCCATCTTGGTCTTCCACGGCTCTCGATGCGTGCGCGTGCACTTGAAGGATAGAAAAGATCCCCTGAAGATACAAGACAACAGGAGGAAAGCCAACAGCTTCCTCAAGTCTGTGGATAGGACACTTGTTAGGTTCCACCACCACGGCTTTGCCATCAAAGAATTTAACCTGAGTATGATGTTCTTCCATCCTCGGTTCATGCCACATCTCGTCGACCGGTGGATGAAGATAGCAGGTGAAAGTAGTAGTATTCAGGTGCTAAAGCTTGAACTTGAACTTGCTGGCAGTTTCTTTGGATGTGAGTTTGACTCTCACGCCGTTGATAATTACTACTACTTGCCACCAGATGTACTGAAAGCCAAGTCATTAACTGAATTAGTGTTGTTCGGGAAGATTAGAGCAGACAAATTGATTGTGAATCACAGAATTAGGTTCCCTATGTTGCGGATATTGTCCTTAGTTGGTGTTTATTTGGGACATGAACAAGCGCTTGAAGATCTCATTTCTGGTTGTCCTATGATTGAGGAATTAATATTGGAGCACTGTGTTGGATTGGAAAATGTAAAAGTACATGATTTGCCTAAGCTAAAGTCTGCTAAGTTTTCTGGATTTCGTGAAATTCATGTTGATGTGCCGAGTCTAGAGAATCTTCAACTCGGTAATGACAAATTAGAGTTCCCTTGTGATATCAGTATAGACAAGTGCAGAAATTTGAAGGGGTTTTTTTTAGGGGCTGTGAGTTCTGTTTTTGTCTCTAACCAATGGTTGCTTGAACTTTTTGACAAGTTTCCATTCCTTGAGAGGTTGGAATTAAGTGGTTGTGTTACATCTGAGAGCCTAATGATCTCCAGTTCTCGCCTCAAGGTTTTGTCCTTCGAGGCTTGCGTAGAGTTGAAGGAAGCTAAGATCGATGCGCGGAATTTAGAGTCATGTAGATATTCTGGACAATTCAGCCACATGCCAGCAGCTATATCTTTTGAGAATTGTTCAAATCAGGTGGATCTTGATGTTGTCTTCGCACTAGAATTTCGTATGGATTTGAAAAGGCTTAGGGCATTTATCCAGAACATAGCACCAAGAAATGTTATGGTATCCTTGTATCTTGGAATCATGAAAGGTTCATCT ATTGTGTTCCATGAAGATGTACTAGAAAATGTGCAAGTCCCTTTGCGAAGGATCAAACAATTGAGGTTATCGGTAGATGAAGAAACTGAAGAGTTTTGTGTGCTTCTTATCAATGATTTGTTTTGGAGCTTCCGTCCTGCTATTATTTCTTTGAACCTGAAATTATGCAGCAGAATATTCCTTAAG CTACTATTGGAGAAGCTAAGGTGCAACAACGAGGAAGAGAGACGCTGCAGTTCAAGTCATCAAATGAAATGTTGGTGGCATGATTTGAAAGATGTCAAAGTCAGAAGCTCTCCTAAGAAATATGAGAACCTCAGTGATTGTGAAGAACTCTTGGATTCATtgccaataaattttttttccccGAATCTGCAGCTTAACTTTGAATTAGAGTGGGACTGA
- the LOC107464174 gene encoding uncharacterized protein LOC107464174: MDKISDLPKMILHDILSRLPYKDAARTSVLSKAWHETWSSFPILVFHGFDRGVFLHSGDSKDPLKIQDHRRKVNSFLNSVDRTLVRFHHHGFAIKEFSLSMMFFHPQFMPHRVDRWMKIVGESSSIKVLKLELKVVEHRFGFKFNYTVDNYYCLPSDVVKAKSLTELKLSGKIRVDKLFANHRIRFPLLRILSLIDVYLGHEQAMEDLISGCPMIEDLKLENCVGLENVKVHDLPKLKSAKLSGFHEIDVDVLSLEFLQITNHDTEFPCDINIDKCRNLKVLLLEAVSSVFVSNQWLLELFDKFPFLERLELCCCITSESLMISSSRLKVLSFQACFELKEAKIDAPNLESCRYFGTHRHMPAAISFVNCSNQVEFDAVFAIEYRLDLEWIRAFFQHIEPRNVTLSLKIMKDTSIVLNEDVLQNVQVPLLRIKQLNLWAGEETQDLCVLLINGLFWSFRPAIVSLNLKFCSRIFVKLLLEKLRCNNKEERCCSSSQMKCWWHDLKDVKVSSSPKKYENLSDCEALLDSLPINYFSPNLQLNFELEWD; this comes from the exons ATGGACAAAATTTCTGATCTGCCAAAGATGATCCTCCATGACATTCTTTCAAGATTGCCTTACAAAGATGCTGCAAGGACCAGTGTTTTGTCCAAGGCTTGGCATGAAACATGGTCCTCATTCCCCATCTTGGTCTTCCACGGCTTTGACCGAGGCGTGTTCTTGCACTCTGGGGATAGTAAAGATCCCCTGAAGATACAAGATCACAGAAGGAAAGTGAACAGCTTCCTCAACTCTGTGGACAGGACACTTGTTAGGTTCCACCACCACGGCTTCGCCATCAAAGAATTCAGCCTTAGTATGATGTTCTTCCATCCTCAGTTCATGCCACATCGCGTCGACCGgtggatgaagatagtaggtgaaagtagtagtattaaggTCCTAAAGCTTGAACTTAAAGTTGTTGAACATCGCTTTGGATTTAAGTTTAACTACACGGTTGATAATTATTACTGCTTGCCATCAGATGTAGTGAAAGCAAAGTCATTAACTGAATTAAAGTTGTCGGGGAAGATTAGAGTGGATAAATTGTTTGCAAATCACAGAATTAGGTTCCCTTTGTTGCGGATATTGTCCTTAATTGATGTTTATTTGGGACATGAACAAGCCATGGAAGATCTCATTTCTGGTTGTCCTATGATTGAAGACTTAAAATTGGAGAACTGTGTTGGATTGGAAAATGTAAAGGTACATGATTTGCCTAAGCTAAAGTCTGCTAAGCTTTCTGGATTtcatgaaattgatgttgatgTGCTGAGTCTAGAGTTTCTTCAAATTACTAACCATGACACAGAGTTCCCTTGTGATATCAATATAGACAAGTGCAGAAATTTGAAGGTGCTTCTTTTAGAGGCTGTGAGTTCTGTTTTTGTCTCTAACCAATGGTTGCTTGAACTTTTTGACAAGTTTCCTTTCCTTGAGAGGTTGGAATTATGTTGTTGTATTACATCTGAGAGCCTAATGATCTCCAGTTCTAGGCTCAAGGTTTTGTCCTTCCAGGCTTGCTTTGAGTTGAAGGAAGCTAAGATCGATGCACCAAATTTAGAGTCATGTAGATATTTTGGAACTCACAGACACATGCCAGCAGCCATATCTTTTGTGAACTGTTCAAATCAGGTGGAATTTGATGCTGTCTTCGCAATCGAATATCGTCTGGATTTGGAATGGATTAGGGCATTTTTCCAGCACATAGAACCAAGAAATGTTACCTTGTCtcttaaaatcatgaaagaTACATCT ATTGTGTTGAATGAAGATGTGCTACAAAATGTTCAAGTCCCTTTGCTAAGGATCAAACAGTTGAACTTATGGGCaggtgaagaaactcaagattTGTGTGTGCTTCTTATCAATGGTTTGTTTTGGAGCTTCCGTCCTGCTATTGTTTCTTTGAACCTGAAATTCTGCAGCAGAATATTCGTTAAG CTACTATTAGAGAAGCTAAGGTGCAACAACAAGGAAGAGAGATGCTGCAGTTCAAGTCAAATGAAATGTTGGTGGCATGATTTGAAAGATGTCAAAGTCAGCAGCTCTCCTAAGAAATATGAGAACCTCAGTGATTGTGAAGCACTCTTGGATTCATTgccaataaattatttttcccCGAATCTGCAGCTTAACTTTGAGTTAGAGTGGGACTGA
- the LOC107464128 gene encoding zinc finger protein 1-like translates to MVASSDNTSSHGRDCGKLLAPSSKSCKLLKKYPQNKRRLQCKFCNKKFSNSQALGGHQNAHKLERAAVKRDNILAMASAYINYLPPSQSNMQNYYSNFSAFSHSSRTGMQQPPQAMIHNRSSIALGPGYLHNVLLENQIMNPQRSRHHSPPGPALPPQDREVLPQKELLTMNLLPQQSRLSLGENMNPNQTNKQQQQPGNVVALHELQLYSF, encoded by the coding sequence ATGGTGGCATCATCAGACAATACTAGTAGCCACGGTAGAGATTGTGGAAAGCTTCTTGCCCCATCATCAAAGTCATGTAAGCTACTAAAAAAATATCCGCAAAATAAGAGACGGTTACAGTGTAAGTTTTGCAACAAGAAATTCTCCAATAGCCAAGCTTTGGGAGGGCATCAGAATGCACACAAATTGGAGAGAGCCGCGGTGAAGAGAGACAACATTCTCGCCATGGCGTCTGCTTATATCAACTACTTACCACCATCTCAGTCTAATATGcaaaattattattcaaatttttctGCTTTTAGTCATAGTAGTAGAACGGGGATGCAACAACCACCACAAGCAATGATTCATAATAGGTCTTCAATTGCACTTGGGCCTGGGTACCTTCATAATGTATTGTTGGAAAATCAAATCATGAATCCTCAACGTAGCAGGCATCATTCGCCGCCGGGACCGGCGTTGCCGCCGCAGGACAGAGAAGTATTGCCGCAAAAAGAATTATTGACAATGAATTTGTTACCACAACAGTCACGGTTGAGTTTAGGTGAAAACATGAATCCAAACCAAACaaataaacaacaacaacaaccaggTAATGTTGTAGCATTGCATGAATTACAATTATATAGCTTTTAA
- the LOC107464188 gene encoding 60S ribosomal protein L27: MVKFLKPNKAVIVLQGRYAGRKAVIIRAFDDGTRDRPYGHCLVAGIKKYPSKVVKRDSAKKTAKKSRVKAFVKMVNYQHVMPTRYTLDVDLKDAVTVESLQSKDKKVAALKETKKRLEERFKTGKNRWFFTKLRF; the protein is encoded by the coding sequence ATGGTGAAGTTCTTGAAACCAAACAAAGCGGTTATCGTGCTGCAAGGCCGATACGCGGGTCGCAAAGCCGTCATCATACGCGCCTTCGACGATGGCACCCGCGACCGCCCCTACGGCCACTGCCTCGTCGCCGGGATCAAGAAGTACCCTTCCAAGGTTGTGAAGAGGGACTCCGCCAAGAAGACGGCGAAGAAGTCGCGCGTCAAGGCGTTCGTTAAGATGGTTAACTACCAGCACGTGATGCCCACGCGCTACACGCTTGACGTGGATTTGAAGGATGCCGTTACGGTCGAGTCGCTTCAGTCGAAGGACAAGAAGGTTGCGGCGCTTAAAGAGACCAAGAAGAGGCTCGAGGAGAGGTTCAAGACCGGCAAGAATCGTTGGTTCTTCACCAAGCTCAGATTCTAA
- the LOC107464186 gene encoding putative F-box protein At1g49610 isoform X1 has protein sequence MDRISVMPKFILHDILGRLPDKDAARTSVLSKSWRETWFSFPILSACDKNFINLHELPLYPEGARLLSKLDTFIEYVSKRLRRLHNQGLAVKKLKLNTQYISNKMLVSRFHHVDEWIQMASESGIEVLELNLALSLDKLYNLPLCLTEAKSLTKLVLTGGIRLDPAFLNHSLKFFSVRTLLFHSILLGDERVMKHFISYCPLVEHLSLIHCLLYKPLSVGDPPGSRANYVKSLSLHGLQKLKRVEVQGIEDVYIDAPNLENLCYLAGIVHASFKLNLGSYKNLRWLSLLCVRVETWLLEQLPKIPFLENLILKHCSLCERINISGSQLKFLELTNCSNLKEINIDAPNLLSCEYSGKDEPVISFRGISNQLDVSAHIHLNHQDVDRLRQFIQNIVPQEVLTSLSVFIIQLYPIIESVDILQGSSSPPSIKHMQLSAVSDRQTCYFPVMNWLLSSCFPETISFSLHYSFKLREFMVYFYEMLMGSKKGECYCYSRGPECWWHGLKVVKITHLERIYENVEDLKAMLNALPLPRNYDEEFITFTLEL, from the exons ATGGACCGAATATCTGTCATGCCAAAATTTATACTTCATGACATCCTCGGAAGGTTGCCAGACAAAGATGCTGCAAGGACTAGTGTTTTGTCAAAGTCGTGGAGAGAAACATGGTTTTCATTTCCCATATTGTCTGCTTGCGAcaagaattttattaatttgcaTGAATTACCATTATATCCAGAAGGTGCTCGTTTGCTTAGCAAATTAGATACATTCATTGAGTATGTGAGTAAAAGATTGAGGCGGCTCCATAACCAAGGATTAGCAGTCAAAAAACTTAAGCTCAATACGCAATATATATCTAATAAGATGCTTGTGTCACGGTTCCACCATGTTGATGAATGGATACAGATGGCAAGTGAAAGTGGTATCGAAGTACTAGAGCTTAACCTCGCTCTTAGCCTGGACAAATTATATAACCTTCCACTTTGTCTCACTGAAGCCAAGTCACTCACTAAGTTGGTGTTGACTGGGGGAATCAGACTTGACCCAGCATTCTTAAACCATTCACTCAAGTTTTTCTCAGTGAGAACATTGCTTTTTCATAGTATACTTCTTGGAGATGAAAGGGTTATGAAGCATTTCATTTCATATTGTCCTCTAGTTGAACATTTAAGTCTTATTCATTGTCTTCTATATAAACCTTTAAGTGTAGGAGATCCACCCGGTTCTAGGGCCAATTATGTGAAATCGTTAAGCTTGCATGGTCTACAAAAGCTGAAGCGAGTTGAAGTTCAAGGAATAGAAGACGTATATATTGATGCTCCAAATCTTGAGAATTTATGCTATCTTGCTGGTATTGTGCATGCATCTTTCAAGCTGAATTTAGGTAGTTACAAAAATTTGAGATGGTTGAGCTTATTGTGTGTGAGAGTAGAGACGTGGTtacttgaacaattgcccaagaTTCCATTCCTTgagaatttgatattgaaacATTGTTCTTTGTGTGAGAGGATTAATATTTCAGGTTCTCAACTCAAGTTCTTGGAGTTAACAAATTGCTCTAACTTGAAAGAGATCAATATTGATGCTCCAAATTTATTATCATGTGAGTATAGTGGAAAAGACGAACCTGTTATATCTTTTCGTGGAATTTCTAATCAACTGGATGTCAGTGCTCATATCCACTTGAATCATCAGGATGTTGATAGATTGAGGCAATTTATCCAAAACATTGTACCCCAAGAGGTTTTGACGTCTCTGTCCGTTTTTATCATCCAACTATATCCA ATTATAGAAAGCGTAGATATATTGCAAGGTTCATCATCTCCACCAAGTATTAAACACATGCAATTATCTGCTGTCTCGGATAGGCAAACTTGCTATTTTCCGGTTATGAATTGGTTGCTTTCAAGTTGCTTCCCGGAAACTATTTCATTCAGCTTGCATTACAGTTTTAAGTTGAGGGAATTCATGGTG TATTTCTATGAGATGCTGATGGGAAGCAAGAAGGGCGAGTGCTATTGCTATTCAAGGGGTCCTGAGTGTTGGTGGCATGGCTTGAAAGTTGTCAAGATCACACATCTAGAAAGGATTTATGAAAATGTAGAAGATCTCAAGGCCATGTTAAATGCATTGCCCTTACCTCGTAATTACGATGAAGAATTTATCACTTTTACCTTAGAGTTGTAA
- the LOC107464186 gene encoding putative F-box protein At1g49610 isoform X2, which produces MDRISVMPKFILHDILGRLPDKDAARTSVLSKSWRETWFSFPILSACDKNFINLHELPLYPEGARLLSKLDTFIEYVSKRLRRLHNQGLAVKKLKLNTQYISNKMLVSRFHHVDEWIQMASESGIEVLELNLALSLDKLYNLPLCLTEAKSLTKLVLTGGIRLDPAFLNHSLKFFSVRTLLFHSILLGDERVMKHFISYCPLVEHLSLIHCLLYKPLSVGDPPGSRANYVKSLSLHGLQKLKRVEVQGIEDVYIDAPNLENLCYLAGIVHASFKLNLGSYKNLRWLSLLCVRVETWLLEQLPKIPFLENLILKHCSLCERINISGSQLKFLELTNCSNLKEINIDAPNLLSCEYSGKDEPVISFRGISNQLDVSAHIHLNHQDVDRLRQFIQNIVPQEVLTSLSVFIIQLYPIIESVDILQGSSSPPSIKHMQLSAVSDRQTCYFPVMNWLLSSCFPETISFSLHYSFKLREFMVYFYEMLMGSKKGECYCFSRGPECWWHGLKVVKITHLERTYENVEDLKAMLNALPFADNYEEEFISFTLEL; this is translated from the exons ATGGACCGAATATCTGTCATGCCAAAATTTATACTTCATGACATCCTCGGAAGGTTGCCAGACAAAGATGCTGCAAGGACTAGTGTTTTGTCAAAGTCGTGGAGAGAAACATGGTTTTCATTTCCCATATTGTCTGCTTGCGAcaagaattttattaatttgcaTGAATTACCATTATATCCAGAAGGTGCTCGTTTGCTTAGCAAATTAGATACATTCATTGAGTATGTGAGTAAAAGATTGAGGCGGCTCCATAACCAAGGATTAGCAGTCAAAAAACTTAAGCTCAATACGCAATATATATCTAATAAGATGCTTGTGTCACGGTTCCACCATGTTGATGAATGGATACAGATGGCAAGTGAAAGTGGTATCGAAGTACTAGAGCTTAACCTCGCTCTTAGCCTGGACAAATTATATAACCTTCCACTTTGTCTCACTGAAGCCAAGTCACTCACTAAGTTGGTGTTGACTGGGGGAATCAGACTTGACCCAGCATTCTTAAACCATTCACTCAAGTTTTTCTCAGTGAGAACATTGCTTTTTCATAGTATACTTCTTGGAGATGAAAGGGTTATGAAGCATTTCATTTCATATTGTCCTCTAGTTGAACATTTAAGTCTTATTCATTGTCTTCTATATAAACCTTTAAGTGTAGGAGATCCACCCGGTTCTAGGGCCAATTATGTGAAATCGTTAAGCTTGCATGGTCTACAAAAGCTGAAGCGAGTTGAAGTTCAAGGAATAGAAGACGTATATATTGATGCTCCAAATCTTGAGAATTTATGCTATCTTGCTGGTATTGTGCATGCATCTTTCAAGCTGAATTTAGGTAGTTACAAAAATTTGAGATGGTTGAGCTTATTGTGTGTGAGAGTAGAGACGTGGTtacttgaacaattgcccaagaTTCCATTCCTTgagaatttgatattgaaacATTGTTCTTTGTGTGAGAGGATTAATATTTCAGGTTCTCAACTCAAGTTCTTGGAGTTAACAAATTGCTCTAACTTGAAAGAGATCAATATTGATGCTCCAAATTTATTATCATGTGAGTATAGTGGAAAAGACGAACCTGTTATATCTTTTCGTGGAATTTCTAATCAACTGGATGTCAGTGCTCATATCCACTTGAATCATCAGGATGTTGATAGATTGAGGCAATTTATCCAAAACATTGTACCCCAAGAGGTTTTGACGTCTCTGTCCGTTTTTATCATCCAACTATATCCA ATTATAGAAAGCGTAGATATATTGCAAGGTTCATCATCTCCACCAAGTATTAAACACATGCAATTATCTGCTGTCTCGGATAGGCAAACTTGCTATTTTCCGGTTATGAATTGGTTGCTTTCAAGTTGCTTCCCGGAAACTATTTCATTCAGCTTGCATTACAGTTTTAAGTTGAGGGAATTCATGGTG TATTTCTATGAGATGCTGATGGGAAGCAAGAAGGGCGAGTGCTATTGCTTTTCAAGGGGTCCTGAGTGTTGGTGGCATGGCTTGAAAGTTGTCAAGATCACACATCTAGAAAGGACTTATGAAAATGTTGAAGATCTCAAGGCCATGTTAAATGCATTGCCCTTCGCTGATAATTACGAGGAAGAATTTATCAGTTTTACCTTAGAGTTGTAA
- the LOC107464189 gene encoding 60S ribosomal protein L27 — MVKFLKPNKAVIVLQGRYAGRKAVIIRAFDDGTRDRPYGHCLVAGIKKYPSKVVKRDSAKKTAKKSRVKAFVKMVNYQHVMPTRYTLDVDLKDAVTVESLQAKDKKVAALKETKKRLEERFKTGKNRWFFTKLRF; from the coding sequence ATGGTGAAGTTCTTGAAACCAAACAAAGCGGTTATCGTGCTGCAAGGCCGATATGCGGGTCGGAAAGCCGTCATCATACGCGCCTTCGACGATGGCACCCGCGACCGCCCCTACGGCCACTGCCTCGTCGCCGGGATCAAGAAGTACCCTTCCAAGGTTGTGAAGAGGGACTCCGCCAAGAAGACGGCGAAGAAGTCGCGCGTCAAGGCGTTCGTTAAGATGGTTAACTACCAACACGTGATGCCCACGCGCTACACGCTTGACGTGGATTTGAAGGACGCCGTCACAGTCGAGTCTCTTCAGGCGAAGGACAAGAAGGTTGCGGCGCTTAAAGAGACCAAGAAGAGGCTCGAGGAGAGGTTCAAGACTGGCAAAAATCGTTGGTTCTTCACCAAGCTCAGATTCTAA
- the LOC107464186 gene encoding uncharacterized protein LOC107464186 isoform X3, whose protein sequence is MEHFISHCPLVEYLTLIHCLPYKPSSVGDPPGSRAHYVKSLSLHGLQKLKQVDVQGIEEIYIDALNLENLRYAARIWDASKLNLSSYKNLRRLSLCFVRRADMWLLERLPKIPFLESLTLKDCSLSERINIPGPQLKFFKLLNCPNLKEVNIDAPNLLSCEYFGKDEPVISFRGISNQLEVNARIHMDHQDVDRLRQFIQNIEPQEVLTSLSLCIIPPYSIIESLATLPGSSSPPTIKHMQLCSFSPRQTQYFPVMNWLLSSCFPETISFSLNYSFNMREFMVYFYEMLMGSKKGECYCFSRGPECWWHGLKVVKITHLERTYENVEDLKAMLNALPFADNYEEEFISFTLEL, encoded by the exons ATGGAGCATTTCATTTCACATTGTCCTCTGGTTGAATATTTAACTCTTATTCATTGTCTTCCATATAAACCTTCAAGTGTAGGAGATCCACCTGGTTCTAGGGCCCATTATGTGAAATCGTTAAGCTTGCATGGTCTACAAAAGCTGAAGCAAGTTGATGTTCAAGGAATAGAAGAGATATATATTGATGCTCTGAATCTTGAGAACTTACGCTATGCTGCTAGGATTTGGGATGCATCTAAACTGAATTTAAGTAGTTACAAAAATTTGAGAAGGTTGAGCTTATGTTTTGTGAGGAGAGCAGACATGTGGTTACTTGAACGATTGCCCAAGATTCCTTTCCTTGAGAGTTTGACGTTGAAAGATTGTTCTTTGTCTGAGAGGATTAATATTCCAGGTCCTCAACTCAAGTTCTTCAAGTTATTAAATTGCCCTAACTTGAAGGAGGTCAATATTGATGCTCCAAATTTATTATCATGTGAGTATTTTGGAAAAGACGAACCTGTAATATCTTTTCGTGGAATTTCTAATCAACTGGAAGTCAATGCTCGTATCCACATGGATCATCAGGATGTTGATAGATTGAGGCAATTTATCCAAAACATTGAACCCCAAGAAGTTTTGACGTCTCTGTCCCTTTGTATCATCCCGCCATATTCA ATTATAGAAAGCCTGGCTACATTGCCAGGTTCATCATCTCCACCAACTATTAAACACATGCAATTATGCTCTTTTTCGCCTAGGCAAACTCAGTATTTTCCCGTTATGAATTGGTTGCTTTCAAGTTGCTTCCCGGAAACTATTTCATTCAGCTTGAATTATAGTTTTAATATGAGGGAATTCATGGTG TATTTCTATGAGATGCTGATGGGAAGCAAGAAGGGCGAGTGCTATTGCTTTTCAAGGGGTCCTGAGTGTTGGTGGCATGGCTTGAAAGTTGTCAAGATCACACATCTAGAAAGGACTTATGAAAATGTTGAAGATCTCAAGGCCATGTTAAATGCATTGCCCTTCGCTGATAATTACGAGGAAGAATTTATCAGTTTTACCTTAGAGTTGTAA